A genomic region of Arachis hypogaea cultivar Tifrunner chromosome 5, arahy.Tifrunner.gnm2.J5K5, whole genome shotgun sequence contains the following coding sequences:
- the LOC112802162 gene encoding multiprotein-bridging factor 1c, whose protein sequence is MNKKERKYPRHLKTPQSNELDIGRTFWRNHTNGITAPTQITQRTFQRHSFHQASYIYHHLSTILFSFQFFFFTHNRFSSFNSSFRFSSKLTSCFATMPTRSTGTITQDWEPVVLHKSRPKAQDLRNPKAVNQALRSGAEVQTIKKFDAGSNRKPGPGINARKLEEGTEPAALERVAVEVRQAIQKARLDKKMSQAELAKQINERPQVVQEYENGKAQPNQAVLAKMERVLGVKLRGKIGK, encoded by the coding sequence AtgaacaagaaagaaagaaaatatccaCGGCATTTGAAAACGCCACAAAGCAACGAATTGGATATAGGTCGAACCTTCTGGAGAAACCACACAAACGGCATTACGGCACCCACCCAAATCACACAAAGAACGTTCCAGAGACACTCATTTCACCAAGCCTCGTATATATATCACCATCTCTCTACCATTCTTttcagttttcaatttttcttcttcACTCACAACCGGTTTTCTTCATTCAATTCATCATTTCGTTTTTCTTCAAAACTTACCTCGTGTTTTGCAACGATGCCGACTCGATCGACGGGGACCATAACGCAGGACTGGGAGCCTGTGGTTCTGCACAAGTCCAGGCCCAAGGCCCAGGACCTTCGTAATCCCAAGGCCGTGAACCAGGCCCTGCGGTCGGGCGCCGAGGTGCAGACCATCAAGAAGTTTGACGCGGGGTCTAACAGGAAGCCCGGGCCTGGGATCAACGCGAGGAAGCTGGAGGAAGGGACGGAGCCCGCGGCACTGGAGCGGGTGGCGGTGGAGGTGAGGCAGGCCATACAGAAGGCCCGTTTGGATAAGAAGATGAGCCAGGCAGAGCTGGCGAAGCAGATCAATGAGAGGCCGCAGGTGGTGCAGGAGTACGAGAACGGCAAAGCCCAGCCCAACCAGGCCGTGCTCGCTAAGATGGAGAGAGTTCTTGGTGTCAAGCTCAGGGGCAAAATCGGAAAATGA